The following proteins are encoded in a genomic region of Methanobrevibacter gottschalkii DSM 11977:
- a CDS encoding 50S ribosomal protein L14e: MASIEVGRVCVKTAGREAGKKCAIVEIIDENFVEVIGEAVKNRRCNVAHLEPTADSIDVSGDAESIKAALADL, from the coding sequence ATGGCATCAATTGAAGTAGGTAGAGTATGTGTTAAAACTGCTGGTAGAGAAGCAGGCAAAAAATGTGCGATTGTTGAAATTATTGATGAAAATTTTGTAGAAGTAATTGGTGAAGCTGTAAAAAACAGAAGATGTAATGTAGCTCACTTAGAACCAACTGCAGATTCTATCGATGTTTCTGGTGATGCAGAATCTATCAAGGCAGCCTTAGCTGACTTATAA
- a CDS encoding 30S ribosomal protein S4, protein MGQPRKSRKKYNTPPHPWNAERIKNENKLMTKYGLKNKKEIWKADTLVRRYSREARYLLGFSTDQMQEEKLELLGHLARTGILPEGAALEEILDLNVEDILRRRLQTIVYNKGLARTPKEARMFVVHGHIALNGKKINSPSYVVLKGQEDDIGFYRSSPVAKQIEEYNNSKSDKVNTEE, encoded by the coding sequence ATGGGACAACCTAGAAAATCAAGGAAAAAGTATAATACACCACCACATCCTTGGAATGCGGAAAGAATTAAAAATGAAAATAAATTAATGACTAAATACGGCTTAAAAAATAAAAAAGAAATTTGGAAAGCCGATACTTTAGTCAGAAGATACAGTAGGGAAGCAAGATATTTGCTTGGTTTTTCCACTGATCAGATGCAAGAAGAAAAATTAGAATTATTAGGACACTTAGCTAGAACTGGTATTTTGCCTGAAGGTGCTGCTCTTGAAGAAATCTTAGATTTAAATGTAGAAGATATCTTAAGAAGAAGATTACAAACTATTGTATACAATAAAGGTTTAGCTCGTACTCCTAAAGAAGCAAGAATGTTTGTTGTACATGGACACATAGCTTTAAATGGTAAAAAAATCAACTCACCAAGTTATGTTGTTTTAAAAGGTCAAGAAGATGATATTGGATTCTACCGTTCTTCACCTGTAGCTAAACAAATTGAAGAGTACAACAATAGTAAATCTGATAAAGTTAATACTGAGGAATAG
- a CDS encoding DNA-directed RNA polymerase subunit D: MEIEVKSQKDDEIVFIVRDAEVPFVNAIRRCAMVNVPKIAIEDVNIIRNDSAMFNEVLAHRLGLTPLVSDLDALEGLSLPEDDDWEEYTNGIMFTLKEEGPKVVYSKDLISSDSKIKPVYDTIPLVKLKDNEKLNIESVAKVGYGKDHAKWMPTTVCAYKQYPEITFNDDLEIDYDCASACPRGVLKSDKRSKKIKILDIENCSMCKSCVRASTNGYINVGYRENDFIFRIETDGSMPPKEVLLKACEVLGEKADKFIRFSEEGGSK; encoded by the coding sequence ATGGAGATAGAAGTTAAAAGTCAAAAGGATGATGAAATAGTATTCATTGTTCGTGATGCAGAAGTACCTTTTGTTAATGCAATTAGAAGATGTGCTATGGTTAATGTACCAAAAATAGCTATCGAAGATGTAAATATTATTAGAAATGATTCTGCTATGTTTAATGAGGTGCTTGCTCATAGACTTGGTTTAACTCCTTTAGTTTCTGATCTTGATGCTCTTGAAGGGTTATCTTTACCGGAAGATGATGATTGGGAAGAGTATACTAATGGAATCATGTTCACTTTAAAGGAAGAAGGACCTAAAGTAGTTTATTCAAAGGATTTAATATCTTCAGACTCAAAAATTAAACCAGTATACGATACCATTCCTTTAGTAAAACTTAAAGACAATGAAAAACTCAATATAGAATCTGTTGCAAAAGTTGGATATGGAAAGGATCATGCAAAATGGATGCCAACCACTGTCTGTGCTTATAAACAATATCCTGAAATCACTTTTAATGATGATTTAGAAATTGATTATGATTGTGCATCTGCATGTCCTAGAGGTGTTTTAAAATCTGATAAGAGATCTAAAAAGATTAAAATTTTAGACATTGAAAACTGTTCTATGTGTAAAAGTTGTGTAAGAGCTTCAACTAATGGCTACATTAATGTAGGGTATCGTGAAAATGATTTCATATTTAGAATAGAAACTGATGGATCAATGCCTCCTAAAGAAGTTTTATTAAAAGCTTGTGAAGTATTAGGTGAAAAAGCAGATAAGTTTATCAGATTTAGTGAAGAAGGAGGAAGTAAATAA
- the cmk gene encoding (d)CMP kinase — translation MIITIGGLAGTGTTTLAEVLSEKLNVPYISAGFIFREMAAERGMSVLEFSEFAEGNAEIDKEIDKRQAEKAKSSDNLILEGRLSAFFVENADLKICLMTPFEVRSKRIAQREGKSVDVAKNEIIIREESESLRYKEIHNIDIRNMEIYDLIINTDSFNPESISEIITTTLKVI, via the coding sequence ATGATTATTACAATCGGCGGATTAGCTGGAACTGGAACTACTACACTTGCTGAAGTTTTAAGTGAAAAATTAAATGTTCCTTATATTTCTGCAGGTTTTATCTTTAGGGAAATGGCTGCTGAAAGAGGGATGAGTGTTTTAGAATTCAGTGAATTTGCTGAAGGTAATGCTGAAATTGATAAGGAAATTGACAAGCGTCAAGCTGAAAAAGCTAAATCTTCAGATAATTTAATACTTGAAGGAAGATTATCTGCATTTTTTGTTGAAAATGCTGATTTGAAGATTTGTTTAATGACTCCATTTGAGGTTAGATCTAAAAGAATAGCTCAAAGGGAAGGTAAATCTGTAGATGTGGCTAAAAACGAAATTATCATTCGTGAAGAAAGTGAATCTTTAAGATACAAAGAAATTCATAATATTGATATTCGTAATATGGAAATTTATGATTTAATTATAAATACTGATAGCTTTAATCCAGAAAGCATATCAGAAATCATTACAACAACATTAAAGGTGATATAA
- a CDS encoding LemA family protein produces the protein MDFILTIVIIIVVLFIIVTLIHMYNNLVGLRNRVKNSYAQIDVQLKRRNDLIPNLVETVKGYASHEKGVLEEVTKARNSVMNASSIKETSVADNQLTGALKSLFAVAENYPDLKANSNFQQLQNELSETEDKIAYSRQFYNDVVLKYNNACQQFPSSILARIFGYKIEDYFEAPEAERTVPKVEF, from the coding sequence ATGGATTTTATACTAACTATAGTAATTATAATAGTAGTCTTATTTATTATAGTTACATTAATACATATGTACAATAATCTTGTTGGACTTAGAAATCGTGTTAAGAACAGTTATGCACAAATTGATGTTCAGCTTAAAAGAAGAAATGATTTAATACCGAATCTTGTTGAAACAGTAAAAGGTTATGCTTCTCATGAGAAAGGAGTTCTTGAAGAAGTAACAAAAGCCAGAAATAGTGTTATGAATGCTTCATCCATTAAAGAAACAAGTGTTGCAGATAACCAATTGACTGGTGCATTAAAATCACTTTTCGCTGTTGCTGAAAATTACCCTGACTTAAAAGCTAATAGTAATTTCCAACAATTACAAAACGAGTTAAGTGAAACTGAAGATAAAATTGCTTATTCAAGACAGTTCTATAATGATGTTGTTTTAAAATATAATAATGCATGCCAACAGTTTCCAAGCAGCATACTTGCAAGAATATTTGGTTATAAAATAGAAGACTATTTTGAAGCTCCGGAAGCAGAAAGGACAGTTCCTAAAGTAGAATTTTAA
- a CDS encoding DUF2207 domain-containing protein, with protein MNVKNTFVIILLFLILFSTVTFVSADDDRSYSIDQVITDLTVKNNGLLHVEEQYDYSFDGAFNGVYRDIPLKSGESIENIKIHVDGAYATYEESDDDGYKHVKIYLYSDAAHTKGIKDCNVKVYISYDLIGAVTIFNDVSGLQYKLWGEEWDVGANNLKATVHLPGNNGNEYYLTPSEYNDTSSLKGNTITAESSYIPKGEYYELLVLMPVDDFNKSPNAKHVNQNGHDMIMKNLKNTINERDFWNTTYLVLGLLTLISPISAIIVYLKYGREPEVNYDGIYERDLPTNDPPEIVNALIENKISIGHPNIKGFEASIMNLIDRKFITLSSQENIESNTKDLMLTLNNKAGLSASEQIVFDTLNHFSTNNILNLSTLNGQLSSETNGKWFMEKIREWESSVENDMDVSRFFDDRGSSIMNVIGLLGIPFAIALIVLGFITNLNNGLYSIAGGIFLIIFSIVITMSDDDIFGRWTEEGRVYYLKWKNLKNFLEDNSLIKEHPPESIIIWKKYLIYGAALGVADKVYESMKLQVPNISDYDNDGLFMYHYYGGYGMMNMAFSTGEISANPSDSSGFGGSGGGSGGGGGGAF; from the coding sequence ATGAATGTTAAAAACACATTTGTTATAATCTTACTTTTTTTAATATTATTTTCAACAGTTACATTTGTATCTGCAGATGATGATAGAAGCTATTCAATAGATCAAGTGATAACAGATTTAACAGTTAAAAATAATGGACTACTACATGTAGAAGAACAGTATGATTATTCATTTGATGGAGCTTTTAATGGAGTTTATAGGGACATACCTCTAAAATCCGGAGAAAGCATTGAGAATATTAAAATTCATGTTGATGGTGCATATGCCACATATGAAGAAAGTGATGATGATGGATATAAACATGTAAAAATTTATTTATATTCCGATGCAGCCCATACTAAAGGTATAAAAGATTGTAATGTAAAAGTCTACATTAGCTACGATTTGATTGGTGCAGTAACTATTTTTAATGATGTTAGTGGACTTCAATACAAACTTTGGGGTGAAGAATGGGATGTTGGAGCTAACAATTTAAAAGCAACAGTACATTTACCTGGAAATAATGGAAATGAATATTATTTAACCCCCTCCGAGTACAATGATACTTCATCCTTAAAAGGAAACACAATAACTGCAGAAAGTTCATACATTCCGAAAGGCGAATATTATGAGTTACTTGTTTTAATGCCAGTTGATGATTTTAATAAATCCCCAAATGCAAAACATGTAAATCAAAATGGTCATGACATGATTATGAAAAACTTAAAAAACACCATTAACGAACGTGACTTTTGGAATACAACTTATTTAGTTTTAGGATTATTAACTCTTATAAGCCCCATAAGTGCTATAATAGTATACTTGAAATATGGTAGAGAACCAGAAGTTAATTATGATGGAATTTACGAAAGAGATTTGCCCACAAATGATCCTCCGGAAATAGTTAATGCACTGATTGAAAATAAAATAAGCATTGGACATCCGAATATTAAAGGATTTGAAGCTTCAATAATGAATCTTATTGATAGAAAATTCATTACATTATCCTCACAAGAAAATATTGAAAGCAATACCAAAGACTTAATGTTAACATTGAATAACAAGGCAGGATTGAGTGCAAGTGAACAAATTGTATTTGACACTCTTAACCACTTTTCAACAAATAATATTTTAAATCTTTCAACACTTAATGGACAATTATCTTCAGAAACAAATGGTAAATGGTTTATGGAAAAAATTAGAGAATGGGAATCATCAGTTGAAAATGATATGGATGTATCAAGATTTTTTGATGACAGAGGTTCTTCAATAATGAATGTAATCGGATTATTAGGAATACCTTTCGCTATAGCATTAATTGTTCTTGGATTTATAACAAATCTAAATAACGGATTATATAGTATAGCTGGAGGAATATTTTTAATAATATTTTCAATAGTAATCACCATGTCAGATGATGATATCTTTGGAAGATGGACAGAAGAAGGTAGAGTATACTATCTCAAATGGAAAAATTTGAAGAATTTTTTAGAAGACAACAGTTTAATTAAAGAACATCCTCCAGAATCAATAATTATTTGGAAGAAGTACCTAATTTATGGTGCTGCTCTCGGAGTAGCAGACAAAGTTTACGAATCAATGAAACTGCAAGTGCCAAACATTTCAGATTATGATAATGATGGATTATTCATGTATCATTATTACGGGGGATATGGAATGATGAATATGGCATTTTCAACTGGTGAAATTTCAGCAAACCCATCTGACTCTAGTGGATTCGGTGGATCTGGAGGAGGATCTGGAGGAGGAGGTGGAGGAGCGTTTTAG
- a CDS encoding RNA-guided pseudouridylation complex pseudouridine synthase subunit Cbf5 codes for MKFNRMVKSKSFTSPDFGCKPEEREISEYISKGVINLDKPSGPTSHEIDSWVKRILSLEKSGHGGTLDPKVTGILPVGLNDATRAIQLLLTAPKEYVCLLTLHQDVPEERIREVFAEFTGKIYQLPPVKSAVKRELRTRNIYYATIYEIDGRDVLFRIGCEAGTYVRTYCHNIGEALGVGAHMAELRRTQVGSFNEKNNLVTLQDVTDAYHFYIEDGDESFLRQAIMPMEMAADYLPKVIVKDSAVDAICHGADLACGGIAELTDNIQKNDIVAILTLKGELVGAGSSLLTSGEILESDSGFAVNVSKVLMKPGTYPRFWK; via the coding sequence ATGAAGTTCAATAGAATGGTCAAATCTAAAAGTTTCACTTCTCCGGATTTCGGGTGTAAACCAGAGGAAAGAGAGATTTCCGAATATATTTCTAAAGGTGTAATCAATTTAGATAAGCCATCCGGTCCAACTTCGCATGAAATTGATTCTTGGGTTAAAAGAATTTTATCTTTAGAAAAATCAGGTCATGGTGGAACATTAGATCCTAAGGTGACTGGAATTTTACCAGTTGGGTTAAATGATGCGACAAGAGCAATACAATTGTTATTGACTGCTCCAAAGGAATATGTTTGTTTGTTAACATTGCATCAAGATGTTCCCGAAGAAAGAATCCGTGAAGTTTTTGCTGAATTCACAGGTAAAATTTATCAACTTCCTCCGGTTAAATCCGCTGTTAAACGTGAATTAAGAACACGTAATATTTACTATGCAACTATCTATGAAATAGATGGGCGTGATGTTTTATTCAGAATAGGTTGTGAGGCAGGAACTTATGTTAGAACTTACTGCCATAATATCGGTGAAGCGTTAGGTGTTGGAGCACACATGGCGGAACTTAGAAGAACCCAAGTCGGTTCATTTAATGAAAAAAACAATTTGGTAACCTTGCAAGATGTAACTGATGCATATCATTTTTATATTGAAGATGGTGATGAATCGTTTTTACGTCAAGCAATCATGCCGATGGAGATGGCTGCTGATTATTTGCCGAAAGTCATTGTTAAAGATTCTGCTGTTGATGCAATTTGCCATGGTGCAGATTTAGCTTGTGGTGGTATTGCAGAACTTACAGATAATATCCAAAAGAATGATATTGTAGCAATTTTAACACTTAAAGGTGAGTTAGTTGGTGCTGGTTCTTCATTATTAACTTCAGGTGAAATTTTAGAATCTGATTCAGGTTTTGCTGTTAATGTTTCTAAAGTATTAATGAAACCCGGTACTTATCCGAGATTCTGGAAATAA
- a CDS encoding 30S ribosomal protein S11, whose amino-acid sequence MAKDEKWGIANIYSSFNNTIITVTDITGAETISQWSGGKVVRADRQQASPFAAMAAATRIADDAKEKGFVGLHIKVRAPGGNGPRSPGPGAQATIRALARAGIKIGKIEDITPIPHDGTGRPGGKRGRRV is encoded by the coding sequence ATGGCAAAAGATGAAAAATGGGGTATAGCTAATATTTACTCATCATTCAATAACACTATTATTACTGTAACAGACATTACTGGTGCTGAAACTATTTCCCAATGGTCTGGTGGAAAAGTTGTACGTGCAGACAGACAACAAGCTTCACCTTTTGCGGCTATGGCTGCTGCAACTAGAATTGCGGATGATGCAAAAGAAAAAGGATTCGTTGGTTTACATATTAAAGTAAGAGCTCCTGGTGGAAATGGACCTAGAAGTCCAGGTCCTGGTGCACAAGCTACTATTCGTGCTTTAGCAAGAGCCGGAATTAAAATAGGAAAAATAGAAGATATTACTCCAATTCCTCACGATGGTACTGGAAGACCTGGTGGTAAAAGAGGAAGAAGAGTTTAG
- a CDS encoding 30S ribosomal protein S13, which produces MEDDFKHLVRISRKDVNGNKTIEQALTEIKGVGISLSKTMCRTLDLDLDAKIGYIADEDVLRIEEILENPQKFDIPRWMLNRREDYETGDDIHLIESDLDMTLRDDLNRMKKTRSYKGRRHEVGLPVRGQRTKSTFRKSSSVGVKRSRG; this is translated from the coding sequence ATGGAAGACGATTTTAAGCATTTAGTGCGTATTTCAAGAAAGGACGTAAATGGTAATAAAACCATTGAACAAGCTTTAACTGAAATTAAAGGTGTAGGAATCTCTTTATCTAAAACTATGTGCCGTACTTTGGACTTAGATTTAGATGCTAAAATTGGATACATCGCTGATGAAGATGTTTTAAGAATTGAAGAAATTTTAGAAAACCCTCAAAAATTTGACATTCCTAGATGGATGTTGAACCGTAGGGAAGACTATGAAACTGGTGATGACATTCACTTAATTGAATCTGATCTTGATATGACTTTAAGAGATGATTTAAATAGAATGAAAAAGACCAGAAGTTACAAAGGTAGAAGACATGAAGTTGGTTTACCTGTTAGAGGTCAAAGAACCAAGTCTACTTTCAGAAAAAGTTCTTCAGTTGGTGTAAAACGTTCACGTGGATAG
- a CDS encoding 50S ribosomal protein L18e, with product MAKKIIKTNPNLIELINKLYEQSRNENAAIWKDVAKRLERSNRRTAEVNLSDIARHAEAGETILVPGKVLSNGNLTEKVDVVALKFSAKAQEKIESAGGECIAIDEIIESNPKGSNIRIME from the coding sequence ATGGCTAAAAAGATTATAAAAACTAATCCTAACCTTATTGAACTTATTAATAAACTTTATGAACAATCAAGAAATGAAAATGCAGCTATTTGGAAAGATGTTGCAAAAAGACTTGAAAGGTCTAATAGAAGAACCGCTGAAGTAAATTTGTCTGATATTGCAAGACATGCTGAAGCTGGTGAAACTATTTTAGTACCGGGTAAAGTTTTATCAAATGGTAATTTAACAGAAAAAGTAGATGTTGTAGCATTAAAATTCTCAGCTAAAGCGCAAGAAAAAATTGAAAGTGCTGGTGGAGAATGCATTGCAATTGATGAAATAATCGAATCTAATCCTAAAGGATCAAACATTAGGATTATGGAATAG